The Vibrio sp. NTOU-M3 genomic sequence CGAAACTCAATGATCCAGCGTTCCTCTATAGCGGACGTCTATGGAATTTGAGCCTCAGTGATTTTGAGTTGCTGGCAAAAGAGAGCGAGTATGCTTCTTGGCTAGCCGCACATGGTTATGGTGCAAACCACTTTACGGTCAGCGTGAATCAACTCAATGCGATGGAAGAAGTTAAACAGGTGAATGATCATTTGCGTAAAGCTGGCTTCTCAATCAATGAGTTTGGTGGTGAAGTCAAAGGATCTCCGGACGTTCTGTTGGAACAATCCTCTACCATGGCTGATCGTGTTTTGGTGGAGTTTTCTGAAGGGCCAGAGATGATCCCGGGCGGATTTTATGAATTCGCTAAGCGCTATCCTATGGATTCTGGGGAGCTGTACCCTGGGTTTGTTGCGGCGTCAGCAGACAAAATCTTTGAAAGTACCAACCAGTAAGTTGCTGTTTAAAGCAAAAAAGCCGCATTATGCGGCTTTTTTATTAGGGGAGGCGTGTCCAATCAACGCTGTGCGCAGGGTGCTGGCCTTTGGTTTTCCAGTTTGCCTGATAAATGACATCATCCACGCTGACCTGATCGCCCGCTAAGTAATACAGATTGGCATTGTAAGGGGTTGGGATGTCACTGAGTATGCGCCAGTTGTCCAGTGTCGATTCGCCCGGAGCCGCGGTCGCACTGTAGTGCTCAGCTTGATAAATGTTTCCCTGATAAGCCACTTGCTCTCCTGCTTGATATGCTTTGGCTTGCCACTGTGGCACATCCGAGAAATTTAAGAATGCAAATGTGTCAGGTTGGTGAAAGCCAAAAGAACCAACAGGACTCCAAGAGAGCCAAGCATAAGCTTCCCAGTCAGGGGCATAGCTTTTGTAATTGGCTCTAAATAAATTAAAGCGCCATTGCTTGTGCTGATACTCTTCATTACCAAGATAGTTGAGAGACTTTAGTGGGATTTTAACTTCGACGCGGTAGCCTTCATCGACATCACTGTCATCATTCACTGTGCCTTGCACAGTAACAGCATGCTCCAATCCTTCA encodes the following:
- a CDS encoding DUF1338 domain-containing protein, with translation MTPDTLFQLLWNDYIHRLCPSAEKVHYLLEEGEPLINDHIALRTFNVSPLGIDTLAKPFLDLGYQSKGEYQFEAKKLAAKHFEHPDPKQPKVFISELKVEECSLEMQQIIHKLVAQVDATKLNDPAFLYSGRLWNLSLSDFELLAKESEYASWLAAHGYGANHFTVSVNQLNAMEEVKQVNDHLRKAGFSINEFGGEVKGSPDVLLEQSSTMADRVLVEFSEGPEMIPGGFYEFAKRYPMDSGELYPGFVAASADKIFESTNQ
- a CDS encoding sugar-binding protein, which encodes MKRLNISSILIASGLATSAMANTPYTYNALQTDTPPVIDGVLDDASWHNAKATSLFVLHNNGQYIALSDTWAKVTYDADNLYIAYWAQDRHLSTSYQSHDDPTYQNDDTVEVFLDPDGDGKNYYELGISLNTAYDVVIHQPSPWSDDLAWNIEGLEHAVTVQGTVNDDSDVDEGYRVEVKIPLKSLNYLGNEEYQHKQWRFNLFRANYKSYAPDWEAYAWLSWSPVGSFGFHQPDTFAFLNFSDVPQWQAKAYQAGEQVAYQGNIYQAEHYSATAAPGESTLDNWRILSDIPTPYNANLYYLAGDQVSVDDVIYQANWKTKGQHPAHSVDWTRLP